One Trichomycterus rosablanca isolate fTriRos1 chromosome 23, fTriRos1.hap1, whole genome shotgun sequence genomic window carries:
- the LOC134300928 gene encoding fibrinogen silencer-binding protein → MSALFVTNSTVGKARSSNFTLSEKLDLMRLVQPHIRILEEHTNKHAVIIDKNRCWESIAERYNCLGGERPPRTAQGLRTLYKRLKESAKQEVVQRSHAQPEYRGNISEPTKRIMEMIPHLFNAGDKERGTLHRLQYKMNSPAEQPGSSSSLPAMSDYVSVTRTVRVESEDVKPPPDLQMLVTHDSPVTVTTPHSQEPTTQTENDVQEEEEEELVSSAYAASLSPCPSSVCLPPSPSAAAPRQCLYERSAPLYRNPVLEAESLQMMREEHELLMTNHRKLGQYLDEKREGLKRKQQLEEELLRSKVKVEKLRAARLRHGLPLI, encoded by the exons ATGTCCGCTTTGTTCGTGACAAACAGCACAGTGGGAAAGGCACGCTCTTCCAACTTTACTCTGTCTGAGAAACTGGACCTGATGCGGCTGGTCCAGCCACACATTCGTATTTTGGAGGAGCACACGAACAAGCACGCCGTGATCATAGATAAGAACCGGTGCTGGGAAAGCATAGCGGAGCGCTATAACTGCCTCGGAGGTGAGAGGCCACCCCGGACCGCACAGGGACTTCGGACCCTATACAAACGACTTAAAGAGAGCGCCAAGCAGGAGGTGGTTCAACGAAGCCATGCCCAACCTGAATATCGGGGAAACATCTCAGAACCAACCAAACGGATCATGGAGATGATCCCACATCTATTTAATGCAGGGGATAAAGAGCGTGGCACACTCCACAG GTTGCAGTACAAGATGAACTCTCCAGCTgagcaacctggcagcagtTCATCTCTCCCTGCCATGTCGGACTACGTATCTGTGACCAGGACCGTGAGGGTGGAGTCTGAAGATGTCAAACCTCCACCTGACCTCCAGATGCTCGTCACGCACGATTCACCCGTTACAGTGACTACCCCACATAGTCAGGAACCCACCACACAGACTGAAAATGACGTccaggaggaggaagaagaggaaCTCGTGTCCAGCGCCTATGCGGCTTCTCTCTCGCCCTGCCCTTCCTCTGTATGTCTTCCTCCATCACCTTCAGCAGCCGCACCCAGGCAGTGCCTGTATGAGAGGAGTGCGCCTTTGTATAGAAACCCTGTACTGGAGGCAGAGTCTTTGCAGATGATGCGAGAAGAGCATGAGCTTCTCATGACCAATCACAGAAAACTTGGACAGTATCTAGATGAGAAGAGAGAGGGACTGAAAAGAAAGCAACAGCTGGAGGAAGAACTTTTAAGATCAAAAGTTAAAGTGGAGAAACTAAGGGCAGCACGCTTGCGCCATGGGCTGCCACTTATTTAA
- the rnf41l gene encoding RING finger protein 151 — MGYDVERFVGYVNEGLLCCVCRDVLEDPLQAPCEHAFCSTCIQGWLVHHHNCPEDRLPLDITNLRPLYRYMRNDLARLQVRCVYHSQGCEVICALESIHRHEQQCDFALSTCSNAGCPVQVSQNFLEAHLCVCEYRRRMCTNGCGHTVTKADEAQHNCISELRAELDMLRVELDCKVEEVRREMESRLDSQRRHMVQKENQLKSEVDELKAQMSHLMSDVCVLLGAERARRQELERAELEKAELLEQLKKDGLRPTSANQPATFPAEGYRKHSPHGLTLDYLKKKSKEVTVI; from the exons ATGGGGTATGATGTGGAGCGCTTTGTGGGCTACGTGAACGAGGGTTTGTTATGCTGCGTGTGTCGGGATGTGTTGGAGGATCCTCTGCAGGCTCCATGTGAGCATGCCTTTTGCAGCACCTGCATCCAAGGTTGGCTAGTGCACCACCACAACTGCCCTGAGGATCGACTGCCCCTCGACATCACAAACCTGCGCCCACTTTATAG GTACATGCGGAATGACTTAGCTAGACTTCAAGTGAGGTGTGTGTACCACTCACAAGGTTGTGAGGTTATATGTGCACTGGAGTCCATACATCGACATGAACAGCAGTGTGACTTCGCTCTGTCTACCTGTAGCAATGCTg GTTGTCCAGTACAGGTGTCTCAGAATTTTCTGGAAGCGcacctgtgtgtgtgcgagtaccGCCGCAGAATGTGTACAAACGGCTGTGGACACACGGTAACAAAAGCAGACGAGGCTCAGCACAACTGCATCTCTGAACTGCGAGCTGAACTGGACATGCTGAG ggtCGAGCTGGATTGTAAGGTTGAGGAGGTCAGACGTGAGATGGAATCACGGCTGGATTCTCAGAGAAGACACATGGTGCAGAAAGAGAATCAACTAAAGAGCGAAGTGGATGAACTTAAG GCTCAGATGTCCCACCTGATGTccgatgtgtgtgtattactgggAGCAGAGCGAGCTCGCAGACAGGAACTGGAGAGGGCCGAACTTGAGAAAGCAGAGCTTCTAGAACAGCTGAAAAAGGACGGGCTTAGGCCAACGTCAGCCAATCAGCCTGCAACATTTCCAGCTGAGGGTTATCGCAAGCATAGCCCACACGGTCTTACTTTGGACTACCTTAAGAAGAAGAGCAAAGAGGTTACGGTCATTTAA